In one window of Deltaproteobacteria bacterium DNA:
- a CDS encoding aminoacetone oxidase family FAD-binding enzyme produces the protein MCKRSAQRGGVLGAERSQCGSARDASWPFVVIGAGAAGLLAALFAARAGVRTLLLESHAKPGAKIRVSGGGRCNVLPSAASLADFHTEGSRNALRNILFSWPLAEVRAFFERDLGIALKVEATGKVFPASDDPSEITRALLGACERAGVTLRAGVRVRELRKHESGFELALASGETLRAERAALCTGGLSLPKTGSDGWGYQAAERLGHTLRRRYPALVPLLASDSRWADLAGVSVRARLSAVRESKLLEARTGDMLFTHRGFSGPVALDISHQLARADHGDVRLLAAWLGDDASAWDARLREAGARTVQALARAHLPKRLADALVARAGVDPERACARLTRDERTRVAEMLGACELEIAGDEGYRTAEVTGGGVPLEEVHTRTLESRRVPGLYFAGEILDATGRIGGFNFLWAWVTGRKVGEAVAEAQGD, from the coding sequence ATGTGCAAGCGAAGCGCGCAGCGAGGCGGAGTCCTCGGAGCCGAGCGAAGTCAATGCGGTAGCGCGCGCGACGCGAGCTGGCCGTTCGTCGTGATCGGCGCCGGCGCAGCGGGGCTCCTCGCGGCGCTGTTCGCGGCGCGCGCAGGCGTGCGCACGCTGCTGCTCGAGTCGCACGCGAAGCCCGGCGCGAAGATCCGCGTGAGCGGCGGCGGGCGCTGCAACGTGCTGCCGAGCGCGGCCTCGCTCGCCGACTTCCACACCGAGGGCTCGCGCAACGCGCTCCGCAACATCCTCTTCTCGTGGCCGCTCGCCGAGGTGCGCGCGTTCTTCGAGCGCGACCTCGGCATCGCGCTGAAGGTCGAGGCAACGGGCAAGGTGTTTCCCGCGAGCGACGATCCGAGCGAGATCACGCGCGCGCTGCTCGGCGCGTGCGAGCGCGCGGGCGTGACGCTGCGCGCCGGCGTCCGAGTGCGCGAGTTGCGCAAGCACGAGAGCGGCTTCGAGCTCGCGCTCGCGAGCGGCGAGACGCTGCGCGCCGAGCGCGCCGCCTTGTGCACTGGCGGTCTCTCGCTGCCGAAGACCGGCAGCGACGGCTGGGGTTATCAGGCCGCCGAGCGCCTCGGTCACACGCTGCGCCGCCGCTATCCCGCGCTCGTCCCGTTGCTCGCGAGCGACTCGCGCTGGGCCGATCTCGCCGGCGTGAGCGTGCGCGCGCGCCTCAGCGCCGTGCGCGAGAGCAAGCTGCTCGAAGCGCGCACCGGCGACATGCTCTTCACTCACCGCGGCTTCAGCGGCCCTGTTGCGCTCGACATCTCGCACCAGCTCGCGCGCGCGGACCACGGCGACGTGCGGCTCCTCGCCGCGTGGCTCGGCGACGACGCGAGCGCGTGGGACGCGCGCCTGCGAGAAGCGGGCGCGCGCACCGTGCAGGCCCTCGCGCGCGCCCACCTCCCGAAGCGCCTCGCCGACGCGCTGGTCGCGCGCGCCGGCGTCGACCCCGAGCGCGCCTGCGCGCGCCTGACGAGAGACGAACGCACGCGCGTCGCGGAGATGCTCGGCGCCTGCGAGCTCGAGATCGCCGGCGACGAGGGCTACCGCACCGCCGAAGTGACGGGCGGCGGCGTGCCGCTCGAAGAGGTGCACACGCGCACGCTCGAGTCGCGCCGCGTGCCGGGCCTCTACTTCGCGGGAGAGATCCTCGACGCGACGGGACGCATCGGCGGGTTCAACTTCTTGTGGGCGTGGGTGACGGGGCGGAAGGTGGGAGAGGCGGTGGCGGAAGCGCAGGGCGATTAG
- a CDS encoding ATP-binding cassette domain-containing protein, with product MPLLSFDRVAISYGRAPLLEDASFQIDAGERVCLIGRNGAGKSTLLRVVDGEVTPDAGEVWRAPGLRIARLAQELPLGDDTTVYDAVADGLAELGALLARYHHAAHDAGNDANALRRMTELQHELEARGGWSLSQRVDAMIERLALPADAKLGALSGGWKRRVALARALVCDPDLLLLDEPTNHLDIEVIEWLEAQLAEFRGGVLFVTHDRALLTRLATRILELDRGHLTSWPGDYARFLERRAAALGEEERHDAEFDKKLAQEEVWIRKGIKARRTRDEGRVRALVRLREERAQRREVEGTARIAIDAGEASGKLVVDAQRASFAWGEHEIVRELSLRIMRGDRIGLVGPNGAGKSTLLKLLLGELAANKGTIRLGTRLQVAYFDQLRAQLELEKSVFDNIAEGREYTEVNGERRHVLGYLADFLFEPERARTPVKALSGGERNRLLLARLFAQPANLLVLDEPTNDLDLETLELLEALLVDYPGTLLIASHDRAFLDNVVTSVLVFEGEGRVQEYVGGYSDWRRLADKQAAARVARAPDKPAPAAPPREKPRSAKLSYKEQRELDEAPAKIEALEREQAELHARISEPAFYKSDAQEQARVQARVAAIAPELEAVYARWEELEGRRT from the coding sequence ATGCCGCTGCTCTCCTTCGACCGCGTCGCGATTTCCTACGGCCGCGCGCCGCTGCTCGAAGACGCGAGCTTCCAGATCGATGCGGGCGAGCGCGTCTGCTTGATCGGGCGCAACGGCGCGGGCAAATCGACCTTGCTGCGCGTCGTCGATGGCGAGGTGACGCCGGACGCGGGTGAGGTGTGGCGCGCGCCGGGACTGCGCATCGCGCGGCTCGCGCAGGAGCTCCCGCTCGGCGACGACACCACGGTCTACGACGCGGTCGCGGACGGCCTTGCGGAGCTGGGCGCGCTGCTCGCGCGGTACCACCACGCGGCGCACGACGCGGGCAACGATGCGAACGCGCTGCGGCGCATGACGGAGCTGCAGCACGAGCTCGAAGCGCGGGGCGGCTGGAGCCTCTCGCAGCGCGTCGATGCGATGATCGAGCGGCTCGCGCTGCCGGCGGACGCGAAGCTCGGCGCCCTCTCGGGCGGCTGGAAGCGGCGCGTGGCGCTCGCGCGCGCGCTGGTGTGCGATCCCGACTTGTTGTTGCTCGACGAGCCCACCAATCACCTCGACATCGAGGTGATCGAGTGGCTCGAAGCGCAGCTCGCCGAGTTCCGCGGCGGCGTCCTCTTCGTCACGCACGACCGCGCGCTGCTGACGCGCCTCGCGACGCGCATCCTCGAGCTCGACCGCGGCCATCTCACGAGCTGGCCCGGCGACTACGCGCGCTTCCTCGAACGCCGCGCCGCCGCGCTCGGAGAAGAGGAGCGCCACGACGCCGAGTTCGACAAGAAGCTCGCGCAGGAAGAGGTGTGGATTCGCAAGGGCATCAAGGCGCGCCGCACGCGCGACGAGGGCCGCGTGCGCGCCCTCGTGCGTCTGCGCGAGGAGCGCGCGCAGCGACGCGAGGTGGAGGGCACGGCGCGCATCGCGATCGACGCCGGCGAGGCCTCGGGCAAGCTCGTGGTCGACGCGCAGCGCGCGAGCTTCGCGTGGGGCGAGCACGAGATCGTGCGCGAGCTCTCGCTGCGCATCATGCGCGGCGACCGCATCGGCCTCGTCGGCCCCAACGGCGCCGGCAAGAGCACGCTCTTGAAGTTGCTGCTCGGCGAGCTCGCGGCGAACAAAGGGACGATTCGCCTCGGCACGCGCCTGCAGGTCGCGTACTTCGATCAGCTGCGCGCGCAGCTCGAGCTCGAGAAGAGCGTGTTCGACAACATCGCCGAGGGCCGCGAGTACACCGAGGTGAACGGCGAGCGCCGCCACGTGCTCGGCTACCTCGCGGACTTCCTGTTCGAGCCCGAGCGCGCGCGCACGCCTGTGAAGGCGCTCTCCGGCGGCGAGCGCAACCGCTTGTTATTGGCGCGGCTGTTCGCGCAGCCCGCGAACCTGCTCGTACTCGACGAGCCGACCAACGACCTCGACCTCGAGACGCTCGAGCTGCTCGAAGCGCTGCTCGTCGACTACCCCGGCACGCTGCTGATCGCCTCCCACGACCGCGCGTTCCTCGACAACGTCGTCACCTCCGTGCTCGTGTTCGAGGGCGAGGGCCGCGTGCAGGAATACGTCGGCGGCTACTCGGACTGGCGCCGCCTCGCCGACAAGCAAGCCGCCGCGCGCGTCGCCCGCGCGCCTGACAAGCCCGCGCCCGCCGCGCCGCCGCGCGAGAAGCCGCGCAGCGCGAAGCTCTCGTACAAGGAGCAGCGCGAGCTCGACGAAGCGCCCGCGAAGATCGAAGCGCTCGAGCGCGAGCAAGCCGAGCTGCACGCGCGCATCAGCGAGCCGGCGTTCTACAAGAGCGACGCGCAGGAGCAGGCGCGCGTGCAAGCGCGCGTGGCGGCGATCGCGCCGGAGCTGGAGGCGGTGTATGCGCGGTGGGAGGAGCTGGAGGGGAGGCGGACCTAA
- a CDS encoding VOC family protein: MPLRILGLDHVVLRVRNLDAALRFYRDSLGCAIERRIDALGLVQLRAGASLIDLVPIDSPLGKAGGGTPAPDGKNVDHICLRIDAFDADALAAHLRAHGIDPGEVGTRYGAEGNGPSMYVRDPDGNVVELKGPADR, encoded by the coding sequence ATGCCTCTGCGCATCCTCGGCCTCGATCACGTCGTGCTGCGCGTGCGCAATCTCGATGCCGCGCTGCGCTTCTACCGCGATTCCCTCGGCTGCGCGATCGAGCGTCGCATCGATGCGCTCGGTCTCGTGCAGCTCCGCGCCGGCGCGTCCCTCATCGATCTCGTCCCGATCGACTCGCCGCTCGGCAAAGCCGGCGGCGGCACGCCCGCGCCCGACGGCAAGAACGTCGACCACATCTGCCTGCGCATCGACGCGTTCGATGCGGACGCGCTCGCCGCGCACTTGCGCGCGCACGGCATCGACCCCGGCGAAGTCGGGACTCGTTACGGCGCCGAAGGCAACGGGCCGTCCATGTACGTGCGCGACCCCGACGGCAACGTGGTGGAGCTGAAGGGGCCGGCAGACCGCTGA
- a CDS encoding D-alanine--D-alanine ligase, with amino-acid sequence MAKIRVGIVYGGRSVEHEVSINSATSILQALDPARYDVSLIAISHDGRWHIGGPKMLPAAVVAAPEVTLPAIPGQRTLVSADSGKPAAQLDVIVPIVHGTGGEDGCLQGFLELAGVPYVGAGVLGSAIQMDKDVSKRLLAAAGIPVVPWVTVRKHELAMLDTLVDHLTRVVGLPCFVKPANTGSSVGISKVKTRAELAPALREAFRYDEKVLVEQGVNAREIEIAVLGNERPEASVPGEIVPHKEWYDYEAKYLDETTELIVPAQVSEKLAAELQRLAVEAFRVLEGAGLARVDFFVEKGTDRIWLNELNSLPGFTQVSMYPRLWQASGVSYPALLDRLIELALMRGRSREKLERSYKV; translated from the coding sequence GTGGCGAAGATTCGCGTCGGCATCGTGTATGGCGGTCGCTCGGTCGAGCACGAAGTCTCGATCAACTCCGCGACCTCGATCCTGCAGGCGCTCGATCCCGCGCGATACGACGTCTCGCTGATCGCGATCTCGCACGATGGCCGCTGGCACATCGGCGGACCGAAGATGCTGCCCGCCGCGGTCGTCGCTGCGCCCGAGGTCACGCTGCCCGCGATTCCGGGGCAACGCACTTTGGTGTCGGCCGACAGCGGCAAGCCCGCTGCGCAGCTCGACGTGATCGTGCCCATCGTGCACGGCACCGGCGGCGAGGACGGCTGCCTGCAGGGCTTCCTCGAGCTCGCGGGGGTGCCGTACGTCGGCGCCGGCGTGCTCGGCTCCGCGATCCAGATGGACAAGGACGTTTCGAAGCGCTTGCTCGCCGCGGCCGGCATTCCCGTCGTGCCGTGGGTGACGGTACGCAAGCACGAGCTCGCGATGCTCGACACGCTGGTCGACCACCTAACAAGAGTGGTGGGCCTCCCGTGCTTCGTGAAGCCCGCGAACACCGGCTCCTCCGTGGGCATCAGCAAGGTGAAGACGCGCGCCGAGCTCGCGCCCGCGCTGCGCGAGGCCTTCCGCTACGACGAGAAGGTGCTCGTCGAGCAGGGCGTGAACGCGCGCGAGATCGAGATCGCGGTGTTGGGGAACGAGCGGCCCGAAGCCTCGGTGCCGGGCGAGATCGTTCCGCACAAGGAGTGGTACGACTACGAGGCGAAGTACCTCGACGAGACCACCGAGCTGATCGTGCCCGCGCAAGTGAGCGAGAAGCTCGCGGCGGAGCTGCAGCGCCTCGCAGTGGAGGCGTTCCGCGTGCTCGAAGGCGCCGGCCTCGCGAGGGTCGACTTCTTCGTCGAGAAGGGTACGGACCGCATCTGGCTGAACGAGCTGAACAGCCTGCCCGGCTTCACGCAGGTGTCGATGTATCCGCGCCTCTGGCAGGCGAGCGGCGTCTCCTACCCGGCGCTGCTCGATCGCCTGATCGAGCTCGCGCTGATGCGCGGGCGCAGCCGCGAGAAGCTGGAGCGCTCGTACAAGGTGTGA
- the larE gene encoding ATP-dependent sacrificial sulfur transferase LarE, giving the protein MADVTADTLAKQDALFARLRAAGRVMVAFSGGVDSSYLAWAAHRALGAGALAVTAVSPSYPESHRKLADEVVAQFALAHRFVDTHEMERAGYRANGPDRCYFCKTELFEVMAKLRNELRFDAVAYGVNTDDQGDFRPGHRAAQEHGVLSPFLDVALSKAEIRALSRAVGLPTADLPASACLASRLPYGTQVTPERLRQVERGEEALRALGFRQVRLRHHGAMARVEIEPSELARALTPEMARAISAAIKPLGFRYVALDLDGYRTGALNEVLTIAGAPKTA; this is encoded by the coding sequence ATGGCAGACGTGACCGCCGACACGCTCGCGAAGCAGGACGCGCTGTTTGCGCGCCTGCGCGCCGCGGGCCGCGTGATGGTCGCGTTCAGCGGCGGCGTGGATTCGAGCTACCTCGCCTGGGCGGCGCACCGCGCGCTCGGCGCCGGCGCGCTCGCGGTCACGGCGGTGTCGCCCTCGTACCCCGAGAGCCACCGCAAGCTCGCAGACGAAGTCGTCGCGCAGTTCGCGCTCGCGCACCGCTTCGTCGACACGCACGAGATGGAGCGCGCTGGCTATCGCGCGAACGGGCCGGACCGCTGTTACTTCTGCAAGACCGAGCTGTTCGAAGTGATGGCAAAGCTTCGCAACGAGCTGCGCTTCGACGCGGTCGCCTACGGCGTGAACACGGACGACCAGGGCGACTTCCGGCCCGGCCACCGCGCCGCGCAGGAGCACGGCGTGCTCTCGCCGTTCCTCGATGTGGCGCTCTCGAAAGCGGAGATTCGCGCGCTCTCTCGCGCCGTGGGCTTGCCGACCGCCGACTTGCCCGCGAGCGCGTGCCTCGCTTCGCGCCTCCCGTACGGCACTCAGGTGACGCCGGAGCGCCTGCGCCAAGTCGAGCGCGGCGAGGAGGCGCTGCGCGCGCTCGGCTTCCGGCAGGTGCGGCTGCGCCACCACGGCGCAATGGCGCGCGTCGAGATCGAGCCGAGCGAGCTCGCCCGCGCCCTGACGCCTGAGATGGCGCGCGCGATCTCGGCGGCGATCAAGCCGCTCGGTTTCCGTTACGTCGCGCTCGATCTCGACGGCTACCGCACCGGCGCGCTCAACGAAGTGCTCACGATCGCCGGAGCCCCGAAGACGGCATGA
- a CDS encoding type II toxin-antitoxin system Phd/YefM family antitoxin, producing MPKREVAVGDFRQRATELVRLVEKTRQPIRITRHGVPVAELRPVSSASDDLLGSVTFLDDDLTRPVLEPEDWEAAR from the coding sequence ATGCCGAAGCGAGAAGTCGCCGTCGGGGATTTCCGGCAGCGGGCCACGGAGCTGGTTCGCCTCGTCGAAAAGACTCGCCAGCCGATCCGCATCACGCGGCACGGTGTCCCGGTCGCGGAGCTGCGTCCAGTCTCTTCGGCGTCGGACGACCTGCTCGGTTCGGTGACGTTCCTGGATGACGACCTGACGAGGCCGGTTCTCGAACCAGAGGACTGGGAAGCCGCTCGGTGA
- a CDS encoding type II toxin-antitoxin system VapC family toxin, with the protein MILLDTSTWIWRTSEPARLSRAAKRALESADRLLVSAISIWELSMLVAKRRIALDRPIEDWVEAALALPGVDVVQLEARIAIRSTRLPGAFHPDPADRIIVATALERSVPLVTPDDRIRDYQHVQSIW; encoded by the coding sequence GTGATCCTGCTCGACACTTCGACGTGGATCTGGAGGACGAGTGAGCCGGCTCGTCTCTCGCGTGCGGCAAAACGCGCGCTCGAGAGTGCAGATCGCCTGTTGGTCAGCGCAATCAGCATCTGGGAGCTCTCGATGCTCGTCGCGAAACGGCGAATCGCGTTGGATCGGCCCATCGAGGACTGGGTCGAGGCGGCCCTCGCGCTGCCGGGCGTGGATGTCGTTCAACTCGAGGCGCGGATCGCGATTCGCAGCACACGGCTGCCTGGCGCGTTTCACCCGGACCCGGCCGATCGCATCATCGTCGCCACTGCCTTGGAGCGCTCGGTCCCGCTCGTCACTCCGGACGACAGGATCCGCGATTACCAGCACGTCCAGTCAATCTGGTGA
- a CDS encoding ThuA domain-containing protein: MSKPILDAVLVAAGKYHDIDFARLELLKLLAEHDNLRVKVCADYADTDAIAKAKFLVTYCCDVRPTQAQQDALAAYVKGGGRWIALHGTNAALDFTPKGVDAPRTIRTLAHTLGSQFIAHPPIQPYHVKVSAPSHPLVSGVKEFDTDDELYLSEYHDRDKLTALLETEYSGKAQGFAAEDWSHTKQHLVMYLRPLGSGSVLYNTLGHCRGHYDMRPVVDFYPKIERCSWDKPEYYELLRRSIRWGLGEI, from the coding sequence ATGAGCAAGCCCATTCTCGACGCGGTGCTGGTCGCCGCGGGCAAGTACCACGACATCGACTTCGCGCGGCTCGAGCTGCTGAAGCTGCTCGCCGAGCACGACAACCTGCGCGTGAAGGTGTGCGCCGACTACGCCGACACGGACGCGATTGCGAAGGCGAAGTTCCTCGTCACCTACTGCTGCGACGTGCGGCCGACGCAGGCGCAGCAAGACGCGCTCGCGGCGTACGTGAAGGGCGGCGGGCGCTGGATCGCGCTGCACGGCACGAACGCGGCGCTCGACTTCACGCCGAAGGGCGTCGACGCGCCGCGCACGATCCGAACGCTCGCGCACACGCTCGGCAGCCAGTTCATCGCGCACCCGCCGATCCAGCCGTACCACGTGAAGGTGAGCGCGCCGAGTCATCCGCTCGTGAGCGGCGTGAAGGAGTTCGACACCGACGACGAGCTCTACCTCTCCGAGTACCACGACCGCGACAAGCTCACGGCGCTGCTCGAGACCGAGTACTCGGGCAAAGCGCAGGGCTTCGCGGCCGAGGATTGGTCGCACACGAAGCAGCACCTCGTGATGTACCTGCGCCCGCTCGGCAGCGGCTCGGTCCTCTACAACACGCTCGGCCACTGCCGCGGCCACTACGACATGCGCCCCGTCGTCGACTTCTACCCGAAGATCGAGCGCTGCTCGTGGGACAAGCCGGAGTACTACGAGTTGTTACGGCGCAGCATCCGCTGGGGGCTGGGGGAGATATAG
- a CDS encoding efflux RND transporter periplasmic adaptor subunit: MKLEKKKLWPLLVLTGALLASTALVALKPDPKPRAIESILPVVEVLAAQPAAQRVTVRAQGTLAPRDEVDLVAEVAGRVEWISPSFDGAGEFAKNEPLVRIARADYEIAAERARAAVARAESQLALARAAQSRSDALFDAGAASPAAKEQAAGNALMAEASLRDAQAALAQADLALSRTQIRAPFAGRVRERRVALGQYLAPSAPVARVYGGDGAEVKLALRAEDAAFVELPSDPTQPGPRAKLFANVAGETRELSGRVVASAGALDPRTRMLAITVRLDDARAADAALALGSFVEVEIEGRELASAVKLPRAALSGDGAVYVVGDGDTLELRTVEVARADDAAAWVTSGLRAGERVCAHAPSSLAPGTRVRIAANESDPR, from the coding sequence ATGAAGCTCGAAAAGAAGAAGCTGTGGCCGCTCCTGGTGCTGACCGGCGCGCTGCTCGCGAGCACTGCGCTCGTGGCGCTGAAGCCCGACCCGAAGCCGCGCGCCATCGAGTCGATCCTTCCTGTGGTGGAAGTGCTCGCGGCGCAGCCCGCAGCGCAGCGCGTCACGGTGCGCGCGCAGGGCACGCTCGCGCCGCGCGACGAAGTCGATCTCGTCGCGGAGGTGGCCGGGCGCGTCGAGTGGATCTCGCCCAGCTTCGATGGCGCAGGCGAGTTCGCGAAGAACGAGCCGCTCGTGCGCATCGCGCGCGCGGACTACGAGATCGCCGCCGAGCGCGCGCGTGCCGCGGTCGCGCGCGCCGAGAGCCAGCTCGCGCTCGCGCGCGCGGCGCAGTCGCGCAGCGACGCTCTCTTCGACGCCGGCGCCGCGAGCCCCGCGGCGAAAGAGCAGGCTGCGGGCAACGCGCTCATGGCGGAAGCGAGCCTGCGCGACGCGCAGGCCGCTCTCGCGCAGGCCGACCTCGCCCTCTCGCGCACGCAGATCCGCGCGCCGTTCGCGGGCCGCGTGCGCGAGCGCAGAGTCGCGCTCGGCCAGTACCTCGCGCCGAGCGCTCCGGTGGCGCGCGTCTACGGGGGCGACGGCGCCGAAGTGAAGCTCGCGCTGCGCGCGGAAGACGCCGCGTTCGTGGAGCTGCCGAGCGATCCGACGCAGCCGGGCCCGCGCGCGAAGCTGTTCGCGAACGTGGCGGGCGAGACGCGCGAATTGTCAGGGCGCGTGGTCGCGAGCGCGGGCGCGCTCGATCCGCGCACGCGCATGCTCGCGATCACGGTTCGCCTCGACGACGCGCGGGCCGCGGACGCAGCGCTCGCGCTCGGCAGCTTCGTCGAGGTCGAGATCGAGGGCCGCGAGCTCGCGAGCGCAGTGAAGCTGCCGCGCGCCGCGCTGTCCGGAGACGGCGCGGTGTACGTGGTGGGCGACGGCGACACGCTCGAGCTGCGAACCGTCGAGGTCGCGCGCGCCGACGATGCGGCCGCATGGGTGACGAGCGGGCTGCGCGCCGGTGAGCGCGTGTGCGCGCACGCGCCGAGCTCGCTCGCGCCGGGCACGCGCGTGCGCATCGCAGCGAACGAGAGCGACCCGCGATGA
- a CDS encoding efflux RND transporter permease subunit, which translates to MSGVVAWFARNPVAANLLMGLMIAGGLLMGPRIKQEMFPDVELDVVTIAVPYPGASPVEVEEGVCVPVEEALQGLAGIKRIRATPPRTWA; encoded by the coding sequence ATGAGCGGCGTCGTCGCCTGGTTCGCGCGCAACCCAGTCGCCGCGAACCTGCTGATGGGCTTGATGATCGCCGGCGGCCTGCTCATGGGGCCGCGCATCAAGCAGGAGATGTTCCCCGACGTCGAGCTCGACGTCGTGACGATCGCAGTGCCGTATCCAGGCGCGTCGCCGGTCGAAGTCGAAGAGGGCGTGTGCGTGCCCGTCGAAGAGGCGCTGCAAGGCCTCGCCGGCATCAAGCGCATTCGCGCGACGCCTCCGAGAACGTGGGCATGA